Below is a genomic region from Fodinibius saliphilus.
GTCGGAAAAAAACAACTCATTATTTTGATATTGTATTCCATCTAAGTAACCTTGATAACTTGAAACCTTTTCCATCTCAAGTTGACTTAAATCTATTTTCACAATGCTTCCGTTTGGCTTGTTATTTTGACCAAATCCAACACAAAAAAGTTTTGCTTTATCGTCGGATAACGCCAGTCCATTTGCACCTTTAATTTTTGGTATATTCAAATACTGATAAGAATTTTCTCTCAAATCCACTCTAGCTATTTTGCCTGTTTTAGTAGCACTCACAAACAGGGTTTGCTTATTTTTTACCACAATATCATTCAGATACTTGGCATCTTCTAAAGATAGTTCAAAAACCTGTTTGCGATTTGTTAAATCGAAACCCAATAACCGGTCTATGTCGGCCACATAAAGTGTGTTTTGGACTATTGCTAATCCTTTAGGAGCATGGAGCTGGGGCAAGTAATGAAGCTGTTCAATACTGAAGCTCGAAAGATCCACTTTACTGATAAATCCATCTTCATCCTTAGCAGTTGGCTGTAATTTTTGCCCAATATTACTAATATACAGATACCCGTTTTGTACTACTATACTTTCAGGATGGGAAAACCCATTTATGGTCTTAGTCAAAGACTGCGCTTGGAGATTAATAGATATGAATAAACCAATTAAAAAGATTGAGAATACTTTCATGGTCATAATCATTGATTAGCATTCAATTTATTACCTGTAATGCTAACCAGTTTGATCCCCAAAATCTGTTGTCTACGATTCAGATTTTGTGCTTCTTTGTTCAAGTTGAAACTGCTTGGGAGTTATTCCATATCTTCGCTTAAAAGCTTGAACAAAATGCGATAGATTTTTGAACCCAACCTCAAAACAAACCTGAGTAACATTGAGTCTCTTACTGCGGAGTAAAAATTTTGACTCCTGTAACTGTTTTTGCTTAACCCATCGACCTGGTGTTGTATTAAACTCTTTTTTAAACAAGCGTTTAAAAGTAGAAAGGCTATGACCCGATAGAAAAGCATATTCTTTGAGGGTGAGGTTTTCTTTATAATGCATATTCATGAATTCCCTTAAATCCTTGGCAGGTGATTTGCCCAAATTACTTAAGAAGGATTTAAATTCATCTCCGATCCCTTTTATTAGCAACAAAAAAAGTTCTTGAAGTTTAAGTTTTGCAAGGCCTTCCATGTCAGATAAATCCGAATCTTGTAAATAAGTTGATAATCCAGCTAAATAGCTCTTAAGCAAATTGTTAGTTTCAAATGTCCTCATAGGTGATTTTATATTTTCTGAGCCAGATTTTAAATCGATAAGACTACTTGTAAACTGATGAGCAAATTTATCCGAGAAAAAGAACAGCATACTCTTGTAAAATTCATCGTTCTCTAGCTTTTCTGAAAGCAGATAGTTACCCTTTTTAATCAAAAAGCCTTCCCCTTTGCGGATGATTTTATTTTTACTCTCCCCTAGGAGCTTTTTATACCCACTAGTAACAAAAACAACCAAGTTCTGTGTTAGCTGAACATTAACTTGCTCAACCTCTTCCTCTTGAGTATATGAGATTATCCTTAGTCCTTTAGAATCAATTATTTGTGGAAGGCCGTCCGATAAATTATCAGGAACTTTAATATGCGCCATTTTAAGCTCCTCCGTTTCAGTTATTAATTTCCACTTTTACTATTACTGTTATTCTTTTCTTCAACTCTTTACTTTAGAATTTTGAATAAATAGATAAAGGCCTGGAAATCAATCCAAACCTTTACTAGGGTTAGGGCTCTCTTGGTAAGGATTAGTACAAATCAAGTAACTAGCTTAAAACCTGTAATAATTAATGCTCATATCTTTTTAGGACATATAAATCAATTACCGGTTGATAGGAGAATCTATTTTTCCATGCCCAACATGAACATGAGAAGCGGTACTGATATAATCTTTATTTTTATTACCATCGTTATGGTATCCAATTACTTTTCCCTCTCCGGTATCTTTAAAAACGACTTAGTCATGAGCAAGCTAATCACCCATTTTTTTTCAAATCTGACCAAAGAAGTAGCAGAACTTTAACATTTATGTTACCGTATCTCATAAACAAATAGCTTTCTTAATATATAAAACCGCCCCAATCCTGAGGCGGTTTTATAAATAGGTTCTAATTTTCCTATTGATTTACCGGCGTTGCCTTAAACAACACACTTGCATCTTGTTCCGGCACATTTTCATTAGCATTCAGCTCTGAGTCTGGATAGAGGAATCGTTCCGGGAATTCCGGTTGTCCCGATACCGGCTGCAGATTAGTGACACCATAATCCACCCGCCGCGTGAAATTAAAGGCCTCAATTTGATGCATCAGAGACAAATACGTTTCATCTCGAATTTCCTGCATCAGTTCACCGAGGTCAGCAAAATCTGCTGCCGTGTAGTCATCGTAAGTTCCACCAAACACATTCTCATTATAGCCACGAGCATCGTTGAGGTGGTCAATTGCATCTACGGCAGCTTGATCAGCCAAGCTAGTTGCCGACCGTGCCGACGCTTCGGCCATTATAAGGTGGGTTTCCGACGCCCGGATCAACGGATAGGACGCAGATTTATAATACGCCCCGCCCTCGCTGATATTCAGGTCATCGCCAGCGCTGTTATAATAAAACGCCATCCGACCCGACTCGTCTGTTTTGGGGTCATTGGCCGTACGCTGTTCCATAAGGGGGAAAGCCAAGTTATCCCCGGCTGTGAAGTACCCAGACCGGTCAAAAACCTTAAATGAATACCAGTAGTTCATATTCCCCTGGTAGGTTTCCCCGTGGGGAATCATTAGGTCTTCGGACCCATCCATGGCGGTTACCCCATTTGATGCGGCCGCCAATGCCTGGGAGTAATTACCGGTGTGCATGTAGTAGCGCGCTTTCAGGGTATACGCTGCTTTTGTCCACAGCGCGTCATCTCCGTTATAAGAATAAGCATCCGCAACTTCAGAAGGTAATGGAGCGTTGAGATTAGAGATGGCATTATCAAGCAGTGACTGAAGACTACCATAGACATCGCCCTGAGCTTCATATTTGGGACTGTACTCGGGCTCACCAATTTGGGCAGCCTCACTATAAGGTACATCGCCCCACAAAGCTGCGACGGTTCCCATAACCAATGCTTCATTTATTTTTGAAATCGCAGTTAGAGAATTAGCTTTAGCAGTACTTTCACCTTCTAACTTACTCTGCGTAATTCGCTGGTTTGTTAATGCACGCGTATAAGCTAAAAACCAAGCACCACCACTATCTCCGGATGTATACCCATACGAATGGAATCCGGAAAATTGACGATCAGATCCTGTGGCCTGTCGCGTCCACATCGCAGCCACCTGGGCTGCCTCACCTTCCAAAAATTCTATAGCTGCTGTCTGGCCAGCTATAAATGTTTTTTCAGGCTTGGCATCCGTTGGATTATTTGGATCTTCGTTATATCCATCGGTAAACGAGGTGTTTACCGCCTCACAGCCAATAAATCCTGTGAGTAATACAAGTATTATTATACTTTTATATAGTCTCATAATAATATCACTTTAAATTGTTAGTAATTCACGCGCAGACTAAAAATCCACGAACGGGTATTCGGATTATTAAAATAATCCAAGCCCCGGCCATTACTTGGACCGGTCAGATTCGTTTCGGGATCAATGCCCGAATAATCGGTCCATAGTTTTAGGTTTCTTGCTTTGACGCCAAAGTCAAGCGAAGACAGACCAGTCAATTCCCGAAATCCTTCCGAGCTAAGGGAGTACGAAACAGAAACCTCGCGGAGACGAATAAAACTGCCATCTTCGATAAATTGTTCGCCCGGCCCCGTAAATCCTGATCCTCGACCTTGCCAAAACCAGGTTTCATCTACAATAACAGGCCCATCTCCGAAATCTTTAATATATCCACGAAATGTATACGTGCCATCACTATTCTGTTGATAAGCACCAGACTGCGGAGAAGCTCCGGTCCAATTATTATAATATTGATTCATTTTGGCTACAGTCCTTCCCTCAAAATTCAGTAAGCTCTGGGCTTTCTGAGCTGAAATGGTGGTCCACCAATCTTGGCTGCCATGCCGACCAAAGTAGGAGAGGGCCCCTCGTGTACCATTCCACACATCACCACCCTGCTTGATATCCAGCAATGCGCTCACTTTCAGACCTTTCCACTGGATGGTATTGCTGATGCCAGCCGTCCAGTCAGGATTGGGATCACCAATAACTTTTGAATCTCCCTCGACAGGAAAACCATTCGCATCAAGCACGCGGTTGCCATTCTCATCGCGCTCCCAGGCACTGCCGTAGAGAACGCCCACAGGTTTGCCCTCAACAGCTCGTGAGGAGGTCGAGGAAAAACCATTTAGAAATACATTGTCGACACCTGACAAAGCGGTTACTTCGTTTTCATTTTTATTGAAGTTAACCGATGTGGTGATAATTAAGTCTTTCAACTGCAGCCATTCAGCGTCAAGGGTCAATTCAACACCTTTATTCTCAATCTTGGCGCCATTGGCCAGTCGTTCAGAGAAGCCTGAAGATGGAGCCACATCTAACCCTAGAATAGCTTGGTCGGTATTGGTCTGGTAGTAGGTACCGGAAAGCGAAATGCGACCATCAAAAAATCGCAGGTCAAGTCCTAGCTCCGCTTCCGTAGTTATTTCGGGTTCCAATATCGGATTACCCTCTTGGGCAGCTCGAGAAGCACCTCCACCATAGTAGAGAGCATCCATGGCCGGTCCCCAGCCACTTCCGAAACTAGGCGCGAAATAATTAGTCTTAGTATTGTATGGACCAGGCTGTACCCCGGCTTTACCATAAGAGGCTCGGATTTTACCGAAGCTTAACAAGTTTTGATTGTCAAAGGCCTCAAGGTTTGTAAATCTCCAAGCCACGTTAGCAGACGGATAAAAATAATTTTCATCCGTTTGACTACCATAGGTCGATGCACTTTCGGAGCGTCCGGAAATTTTAATATCCAGCTGATTATAAGCTGTAACATTAAACTCCGAATATAGTGCTGACGTTCGAATAGTTGAAGTGTTCTGAAAAGGAAACCGATCCTGCGCATTTGCCACGTCTTTTGGGGCATCCTCTAGAACAAAGTTAGTTGAGGTCGCTCCCACATTATCAAATTTACGCTGGTTAAGGTTGTACCCGATCAAAAGCGAGCCCGATAGATCCTTATTTAGGGTGTGAGAAGCGCGAACAATCAAGTCATTGTTGATCTGTTCCTCAGTTATATTTTGCTCGGTAAGCTGACCTGTAGGTACCGTGGCGTTTTGAGTTGGAAATAGTTCATACCGTCGATCAGTATATCGATCATAACCAAATCGTTCCGTGATGCTCAGCCATGAGGTCGGATTATATTGAAGCTCAGTACTACCAATAAATCGATTAACTTCCGACTCATTCAGGTTCTCATTAATAATCCAGTACGGATTATCATATCGAGCACCTCCTGGCCGATTTCCTGTACTGTTTCGATAGGATCGGTGCCGCCCTTCAAAAACATTACCTTGCGGTGATACATAATCTACTAAATACGGTCTATTGTTAAAATCTGGCGGTGTACGATACATACCCAACAACAATCCAGATATATTAGAACCCATTTGAATACGATTGGATTTTGAACTTACGTAGTTAGTATGGACCGAGGCCGTCAATTCTTGAGCGAAAGAATGATCAATGTTTGCACGGAATGACGTTCTATCATAATCGTGGTTGCTTTTGACAATACCCAGCTCCCGCAAGTTAGAAGCATTCAAATAAAACGTGCTAGACTCGTTACCACCACTAATGCTAACTGAGTTGTCCCAACTGGTCGCATTTCGAAAGACCTCATCAGAATGATCCCACGTTTGCTTGGATCGTTTTTCGGTTATGGGAGCATAATCGTAATTACTCCGGCTTCTAACATCTTTTCCACCTGGCCGCAATGAGATCTTATCCCCCCAACTGGTACCAACGTAGGAGAATAATCCTGAACCACCGCCCCAGGAACCGTAAATACCTTGACCAAATTCGTTTTGGAGATCAACAGTTTTATTCAACTCGTTGATTTTCATTTCCGAATCAAAGGAGATGTTCACCTTATTTTGATCACTGCTACCGGTCTTTGTTTCTATAACAACAACACCATTAGCTGCTCGAGAACCCCAGATAGCAGCGGCAGAAGGTCCTTTTAGGACTTCTACTGACGCGATATCATCAGGATTCAAATCGTTCATGCGCGACTGCTGGGTTACACCAGCTACTCCGGATCCCACGTTGGAATTGTAAACCGGCACACCATCAATTACAAACAGGGGCTGATTGTCTGTATTAAGTGATTTGGCACCGCGAATAAGGATGCGAGCTCCAGCACCAGGATCTCCAGAACTCTGCGTAATATCTACGCCGGCTGCTTTGGCGGAAAGTCCTTGCAAAACCGAATTTTCACCGGATTCAGCAACTTCTTCTCCTGAGATATTCGCTGAGGATACGCCCATCTTATCTCGGTCTTCCTCGAATCCAAGGGCGCTCACCACAACTTCTTCCATCCCTAATACATCAGAAGTAAGTTGGATATTTCGCGTAACTGTTTCCCCACTTCCTACAGTGATTTCAACTTCATATCGCTTATATCCTACAAAAGTAGCCCTAAGCGTATATGTACCACTTGGGATATCAGATATAACATATTCACCGTTGGCATCTGTTGAAGCACCAATTTGATTTTCTACTAAGAATATATTTACTCCCGGAAGTGTTTCTCCAGAATTAGCATCAGTAACCGTACCGGTTACTGTACCATTTTGGGCCACAGACGCAGCCACAAAACAGAAAGTAAACACTACCATAGCAAGTAACTTTTTAGTCATAATACACCTTCATTTGATTAGAAGTATTGTGAAATAGGCTCTAACCTATATAGACAAAGCTCTCTTGAGAAGCAGAATGTGATAAGGTGTTGCATAAATATATGAGTCGTGATATTTTGGGAAATGCTTATCTGAAAGTACTTGATAATAAAATAGCCCAGCTAGTATCCTATTTTAGGGTGTGAATTATTCACTATGCTTAGAAAGTTGGATACCTTAAGCTGGGCTAACACAGTAATTGTGTAATTCTATGATATTGAATATTAAGTCGGCAAGTAACTAGAATGTGACGAGAAGTGAATATTTGTTATAGGTAGCTTGACCAAAAACTTAATATCTGAGAAACCTCTCTTGAAATAGAAAAAATGATTGGGCATTAGCAATTGCCACAGTAGAGATTTGATGTTACAGTACCTTTTAGCTTACAGTACTATAACCCCCAATTGCGCTTCTTGAACCTTTTATTTTTTGTTTCTCAAATAGAAATTCAACTAGTACCCCATTCTGATTTTTAATACTTAGCTCACCTTCTAATTGCTTAATAAGCTGACGAATTATGTCAAATCCTAAGGATTTTTTTTCAAGCTGCTTTGCTGATATTCCAGCCCCATTATCCTTAATAGATATAGATACCTTTCCTTCAATTTCCTTTACAGATATATCAACATTACCTTTAAACTTACTTTTAAAAGCATGGACAAATGAATTACTTAAAACTTCATTAATTATAAGTGCACATGGAATAGCTTGGTTGATATCCAGCTCAAAACTATCACAATCAACATTCATTTCAATTTTATGTGTAAAATCATAAGACTTCTTAATTACTTTAGTAAAGTCATTTACGTAGTGTTCCATTTGAACACTTATTAAAGAGTTTGACGCGTATAGTTTTTCATGTATTTGAGCTATTGTC
It encodes:
- a CDS encoding YncE family protein, with the translated sequence MKVFSIFLIGLFISINLQAQSLTKTINGFSHPESIVVQNGYLYISNIGQKLQPTAKDEDGFISKVDLSSFSIEQLHYLPQLHAPKGLAIVQNTLYVADIDRLLGFDLTNRKQVFELSLEDAKYLNDIVVKNKQTLFVSATKTGKIARVDLRENSYQYLNIPKIKGANGLALSDDKAKLFCVGFGQNNKPNGSIVKIDLSQLEMEKVSSYQGYLDGIQYQNNELFFSDWKDFKKKGVLNKLDLNSEKVTLLSLEELMAGPADFSIYNRGNQFIVPALLENKVYIIEQ
- a CDS encoding helix-turn-helix domain-containing protein, whose protein sequence is MAHIKVPDNLSDGLPQIIDSKGLRIISYTQEEEVEQVNVQLTQNLVVFVTSGYKKLLGESKNKIIRKGEGFLIKKGNYLLSEKLENDEFYKSMLFFFSDKFAHQFTSSLIDLKSGSENIKSPMRTFETNNLLKSYLAGLSTYLQDSDLSDMEGLAKLKLQELFLLLIKGIGDEFKSFLSNLGKSPAKDLREFMNMHYKENLTLKEYAFLSGHSLSTFKRLFKKEFNTTPGRWVKQKQLQESKFLLRSKRLNVTQVCFEVGFKNLSHFVQAFKRRYGITPKQFQLEQRSTKSES
- a CDS encoding SusD/RagB family nutrient-binding outer membrane lipoprotein; translated protein: MRLYKSIIILVLLTGFIGCEAVNTSFTDGYNEDPNNPTDAKPEKTFIAGQTAAIEFLEGEAAQVAAMWTRQATGSDRQFSGFHSYGYTSGDSGGAWFLAYTRALTNQRITQSKLEGESTAKANSLTAISKINEALVMGTVAALWGDVPYSEAAQIGEPEYSPKYEAQGDVYGSLQSLLDNAISNLNAPLPSEVADAYSYNGDDALWTKAAYTLKARYYMHTGNYSQALAAASNGVTAMDGSEDLMIPHGETYQGNMNYWYSFKVFDRSGYFTAGDNLAFPLMEQRTANDPKTDESGRMAFYYNSAGDDLNISEGGAYYKSASYPLIRASETHLIMAEASARSATSLADQAAVDAIDHLNDARGYNENVFGGTYDDYTAADFADLGELMQEIRDETYLSLMHQIEAFNFTRRVDYGVTNLQPVSGQPEFPERFLYPDSELNANENVPEQDASVLFKATPVNQ
- a CDS encoding SusC/RagA family TonB-linked outer membrane protein, encoding MTKKLLAMVVFTFCFVAASVAQNGTVTGTVTDANSGETLPGVNIFLVENQIGASTDANGEYVISDIPSGTYTLRATFVGYKRYEVEITVGSGETVTRNIQLTSDVLGMEEVVVSALGFEEDRDKMGVSSANISGEEVAESGENSVLQGLSAKAAGVDITQSSGDPGAGARILIRGAKSLNTDNQPLFVIDGVPVYNSNVGSGVAGVTQQSRMNDLNPDDIASVEVLKGPSAAAIWGSRAANGVVVIETKTGSSDQNKVNISFDSEMKINELNKTVDLQNEFGQGIYGSWGGGSGLFSYVGTSWGDKISLRPGGKDVRSRSNYDYAPITEKRSKQTWDHSDEVFRNATSWDNSVSISGGNESSTFYLNASNLRELGIVKSNHDYDRTSFRANIDHSFAQELTASVHTNYVSSKSNRIQMGSNISGLLLGMYRTPPDFNNRPYLVDYVSPQGNVFEGRHRSYRNSTGNRPGGARYDNPYWIINENLNESEVNRFIGSTELQYNPTSWLSITERFGYDRYTDRRYELFPTQNATVPTGQLTEQNITEEQINNDLIVRASHTLNKDLSGSLLIGYNLNQRKFDNVGATSTNFVLEDAPKDVANAQDRFPFQNTSTIRTSALYSEFNVTAYNQLDIKISGRSESASTYGSQTDENYFYPSANVAWRFTNLEAFDNQNLLSFGKIRASYGKAGVQPGPYNTKTNYFAPSFGSGWGPAMDALYYGGGASRAAQEGNPILEPEITTEAELGLDLRFFDGRISLSGTYYQTNTDQAILGLDVAPSSGFSERLANGAKIENKGVELTLDAEWLQLKDLIITTSVNFNKNENEVTALSGVDNVFLNGFSSTSSRAVEGKPVGVLYGSAWERDENGNRVLDANGFPVEGDSKVIGDPNPDWTAGISNTIQWKGLKVSALLDIKQGGDVWNGTRGALSYFGRHGSQDWWTTISAQKAQSLLNFEGRTVAKMNQYYNNWTGASPQSGAYQQNSDGTYTFRGYIKDFGDGPVIVDETWFWQGRGSGFTGPGEQFIEDGSFIRLREVSVSYSLSSEGFRELTGLSSLDFGVKARNLKLWTDYSGIDPETNLTGPSNGRGLDYFNNPNTRSWIFSLRVNY